The following are encoded in a window of Gemmatimonadales bacterium genomic DNA:
- a CDS encoding SDR family oxidoreductase — protein sequence MTDSPAVPQPQRILLTGATGYVGGRLLPLLEERGGRIRCLARRPEALTSRVSAFTEVVAGDVLDRATLEPALRGIDVAYYLVHSMGATGSFEEADREAARNFGQAAKAAGVTRIIYLGGLGNTEEKLSSHLRSRQEVGEILRESGVPVLEFRASIVIGSGSLSYEMIRSLVERLPVMVTPKWVKVPAQPIAIDDLLAYLVEALTLPVSACRIYEIGGADRMSYAEVMQVYAKLRGRKVWMIPVPVLTPYLSSLWLGLVTPLYARIGRKLLESVVHSTVVRDDTALRVFTVRPMGVADAVRRALVREDREIAATRWSDALSSGGEQPSWGGVQFGPRLVDSRTIRVAVPPDQAFRPIQQIGGETGWYAWDWLWHVRGFLDLLAGGVGMRRGRPSPTALRVGDAVDFWRVEAVEPNHLLRLAAEMKLPGRAWLEFEVTGDASGSTIRQTASFDPVGPLGRAYWYALYPMHQLVFGGMLRAIARTAARTP from the coding sequence ATGACCGATTCCCCCGCCGTCCCGCAGCCCCAGCGGATCCTCCTCACCGGTGCCACCGGCTACGTCGGGGGGCGACTCCTGCCGCTCCTGGAAGAGCGGGGAGGGCGCATACGGTGCCTGGCCAGACGGCCGGAGGCGCTGACGTCGAGGGTGTCCGCGTTCACTGAGGTGGTGGCGGGCGACGTACTCGATCGCGCGACGCTCGAGCCTGCCCTGCGTGGCATCGACGTCGCCTATTACCTGGTGCACTCCATGGGTGCTACCGGATCGTTCGAGGAGGCCGATCGCGAGGCGGCACGGAACTTCGGCCAGGCGGCGAAAGCGGCGGGTGTGACCCGGATCATCTACCTCGGCGGCCTCGGGAACACGGAGGAAAAGCTTTCCTCGCACCTGCGCAGTCGCCAGGAAGTGGGGGAGATCCTGCGGGAGTCCGGGGTACCGGTGCTGGAATTCCGGGCGTCCATCGTGATCGGGTCAGGGAGCCTCTCCTACGAAATGATCCGCTCCCTGGTGGAACGCCTGCCGGTCATGGTGACGCCCAAATGGGTAAAGGTGCCGGCCCAGCCGATCGCCATCGACGACCTGCTCGCCTACCTGGTGGAAGCGCTCACCCTTCCGGTCTCGGCGTGTCGCATCTACGAGATCGGGGGCGCCGACCGCATGTCGTACGCCGAGGTCATGCAGGTCTATGCGAAGCTTCGCGGCCGGAAGGTCTGGATGATTCCCGTGCCGGTGCTCACGCCCTATCTGTCGAGCCTCTGGCTCGGGCTGGTCACTCCGCTCTACGCGCGGATCGGTCGCAAGCTCCTCGAGAGCGTGGTGCATTCAACAGTCGTCCGGGATGACACCGCGCTCAGGGTGTTCACAGTCCGCCCAATGGGGGTGGCGGACGCTGTCCGGCGCGCCCTCGTGCGGGAGGACCGGGAGATCGCGGCCACGCGCTGGTCCGACGCGCTCTCTTCCGGTGGCGAGCAGCCCTCCTGGGGCGGTGTCCAGTTTGGTCCGCGACTGGTCGACTCCCGGACGATTCGAGTCGCGGTGCCACCCGACCAGGCGTTCCGGCCGATTCAACAGATTGGCGGAGAGACGGGGTGGTACGCGTGGGACTGGCTCTGGCATGTTCGCGGCTTTCTCGACTTGCTGGCCGGCGGCGTCGGGATGCGCCGCGGCCGACCCTCGCCGACGGCGCTGCGGGTCGGTGATGCGGTTGACTTCTGGCGCGTGGAGGCGGTGGAGCCGAACCATCTCCTGCGACTCGCCGCCGAGATGAAGCTGCCGGGCCGGGCCTGGCTGGAGTTCGAGGTGACAGGCGACGCGTCTGGCTCGACGATCCGGCAGACCGCGAGCTTCGACCCGGTGGGGCCGCTCGGCCGCGCCTACTGGTACGCCCTGTATCCGATGCACCAGCTGGTATTCGGTGGGATGTTGCGGGCGATCGCACGGACGGCGGCCCGCACACCCTGA
- a CDS encoding pitrilysin family protein — translation MKPLTGALVLAAFCPAILAAQDFDRSQAPAVPPPSGLALPAVQQARLPNGITLRVVPMREVPLVQVNLLLKGGGRLDGTMPGLATFTAGMLDEGAGSRTAFEISAEAAFLGADLSTGADWNYLYVTLNAPRRTIGPALDLVADLVLHPSFKAADIARERDLRLARILQQRDQPSSLASLAFMSIVFPDPHPYHRPLGGDSSATAQLDSAVVRDFWQRVARPDQAEFIITGDISLAEAQAEIARRFGDWKPAQKATPEPPAAPAVSRPAGRAIFLVDKPGAAQSVIIIGGPGVSRTDPDYAAIEVMNTILGGSFSSRLNQNLRETRGYTYGARSGFSYDPVPGPFRATAAVRTNVTDSSLVEFFVELNAIRDQPVSEVELTRAKNYIAFGLPGAFETTREMAGQIAEVTTYGLPLTWYDSYVKQVLAVTAADVQRVAWTTIDPNHVYIVVVGDAEKIRPGLEALGLGPVILRTPDGLPVAP, via the coding sequence GTGAAGCCCCTCACCGGTGCCCTCGTACTTGCCGCGTTCTGCCCGGCGATTCTGGCGGCGCAGGACTTCGACCGGAGCCAGGCTCCGGCCGTCCCGCCCCCGAGCGGCCTGGCCCTGCCGGCGGTGCAGCAGGCACGCCTGCCGAACGGGATCACTCTTCGGGTCGTTCCCATGCGAGAGGTGCCGTTGGTCCAGGTGAACCTCCTGCTGAAGGGCGGCGGCCGCCTGGACGGCACCATGCCAGGGCTCGCCACCTTCACCGCAGGCATGCTCGACGAAGGCGCGGGATCGCGCACTGCCTTTGAGATCTCGGCCGAGGCCGCGTTTCTCGGTGCCGATCTGTCCACCGGTGCCGACTGGAACTACCTCTACGTGACCCTCAACGCCCCGCGCCGCACGATCGGGCCGGCACTGGACCTCGTTGCCGACCTGGTCCTCCACCCGTCGTTCAAGGCCGCGGATATCGCCCGGGAACGGGATCTGCGCCTGGCCAGGATTCTCCAGCAGCGGGACCAGCCGAGCAGCCTTGCCAGCCTCGCGTTCATGTCGATCGTGTTCCCCGATCCGCATCCCTACCACCGGCCGCTCGGAGGGGACTCCTCCGCAACCGCCCAGCTCGATTCGGCCGTGGTCCGTGACTTCTGGCAGCGGGTGGCCAGGCCTGATCAGGCAGAATTCATCATCACGGGGGATATCTCCCTGGCGGAGGCACAAGCGGAGATTGCCCGTCGATTCGGCGACTGGAAGCCCGCTCAGAAGGCGACACCCGAGCCGCCGGCGGCACCGGCGGTGAGCCGGCCCGCCGGCCGCGCGATCTTTTTGGTCGACAAGCCCGGCGCGGCGCAATCCGTCATCATCATCGGCGGCCCCGGTGTCTCCCGCACCGACCCCGATTATGCAGCGATCGAGGTGATGAACACCATTCTGGGGGGCTCCTTTTCCTCCCGACTGAACCAGAATCTCCGCGAGACGCGCGGCTACACCTATGGGGCCAGGTCCGGATTCAGCTACGACCCGGTTCCGGGCCCCTTCCGGGCCACCGCCGCGGTCCGGACAAACGTGACCGACAGTTCACTGGTCGAGTTCTTCGTGGAACTCAACGCCATTCGCGACCAGCCGGTGAGCGAGGTGGAACTCACCCGGGCGAAGAACTACATCGCCTTTGGCCTGCCGGGGGCATTTGAGACGACGAGGGAAATGGCGGGCCAGATTGCTGAGGTGACTACGTACGGCCTTCCTCTGACCTGGTACGACAGCTACGTAAAGCAGGTCCTGGCGGTCACCGCTGCGGACGTGCAGCGGGTGGCGTGGACCACCATCGACCCGAACCACGTGTACATCGTGGTCGTCGGGGACGCCGAAAAGATCCGACCGGGCCTCGAGGCACTGGGCCTCGGACCGGTCATCCTGCGAACGCCGGACGGCCTCCCGGTGGCGCCCTAG
- a CDS encoding pitrilysin family protein, whose product MIRSTISGCGLLIGMLLGPQVAAQTTVLRVPVTVDTLDNGLTIIVHEDRSVPVVSVNVWYHVGSGDEKVGRTGFAHLFEHLMFMGSENAEYPAFDRLLEAAGADNNGSTTEDRTNYFEWGPATAMPLMLWLEADRMGWLLPTMTPDKVDLQRDVVKNERRQSYENQPYGLATETILRMLYPSSHPYSWPVIGSMADLSAASTEDVKEFFRRYYAPNNASLVVAGDVNPTEVMQLARKYFGEIPRGPAIERGIAPNTSLPRDTVGVLEDRVQLPRVYDVWPTPPAFAPDDAALELLAYLLTGDKTSRLTQALVYDKQIASSVSSYQDGMRLAGQFWIVATARPNHTLAEVQPVIEDELRRLATEGPSAREMEQAMNATETDMLRQLEAVNRKADMLNSYYVRTGTADGFAADLARYRAVTAADIQRVTERYLLAPRVMLSVVPQGKPELAAAANGGTP is encoded by the coding sequence GTGATCCGTTCAACCATTTCAGGCTGTGGACTGCTGATCGGCATGCTACTCGGCCCCCAGGTGGCCGCGCAGACGACGGTCCTTCGCGTGCCGGTCACCGTGGACACCCTCGACAACGGGCTCACGATCATCGTCCATGAGGACCGCTCGGTGCCGGTCGTCTCGGTGAATGTGTGGTACCACGTGGGGTCGGGCGATGAGAAGGTCGGGCGGACCGGGTTCGCGCATCTATTCGAGCACCTGATGTTCATGGGCTCCGAGAATGCCGAGTACCCCGCGTTCGACCGGCTGCTCGAGGCGGCCGGAGCCGACAACAACGGATCCACGACCGAAGACCGCACCAACTATTTCGAGTGGGGTCCCGCCACCGCGATGCCGCTCATGCTCTGGCTGGAGGCGGACCGGATGGGTTGGCTGCTCCCCACCATGACCCCGGACAAAGTCGACCTCCAGCGTGATGTGGTGAAGAACGAGCGCAGGCAGAGCTATGAGAACCAACCGTACGGGCTGGCCACCGAGACGATCCTCCGGATGCTCTATCCGTCAAGCCACCCTTATTCCTGGCCCGTGATCGGCTCGATGGCCGATCTCTCCGCCGCCTCCACGGAGGACGTGAAGGAGTTCTTCCGTCGCTACTACGCCCCGAACAATGCCTCGTTGGTGGTTGCGGGTGACGTGAACCCCACCGAGGTGATGCAGCTGGCCCGCAAATATTTCGGAGAGATCCCGCGCGGGCCGGCCATCGAACGGGGCATCGCACCGAACACCTCCTTGCCCCGGGATACGGTGGGGGTGCTGGAGGACCGGGTGCAACTCCCCCGCGTGTATGACGTCTGGCCGACCCCCCCGGCGTTTGCGCCCGACGACGCGGCGCTGGAGTTGCTCGCCTATCTGCTGACCGGGGACAAGACCAGCCGCCTCACCCAGGCGCTGGTCTACGACAAGCAGATCGCCTCCTCGGTCTCCAGCTATCAGGACGGGATGCGACTCGCAGGCCAGTTCTGGATCGTGGCGACCGCCCGACCAAACCATACTCTCGCCGAGGTGCAGCCCGTCATCGAGGATGAGCTCCGCCGGCTGGCCACGGAGGGGCCTTCCGCGCGGGAAATGGAGCAGGCCATGAACGCCACCGAGACAGACATGCTGCGACAACTGGAGGCGGTCAACCGGAAGGCAGACATGCTCAACAGCTACTACGTGAGGACGGGCACGGCCGACGGATTCGCCGCGGACCTTGCACGATATCGGGCCGTGACGGCGGCGGACATTCAACGGGTGACGGAACGATACCTCCTGGCGCCACGGGTGATGCTGAGTGTCGTACCCCAGGGCAAGCCGGAACTCGCGGCCGCGGCGAACGGGGGAACACCGTGA
- a CDS encoding DUF4242 domain-containing protein, which yields MPTYIIERVVPGAGSLSMADLKGISQKSCSVLSELGPTIQWQHSYVVGDMIYCVYDAPNEAMVREHAKMGGFPANKVSEVKVIISPKTAD from the coding sequence ATGCCGACGTATATCATCGAACGCGTGGTCCCCGGTGCCGGAAGTCTTTCGATGGCCGATCTCAAGGGCATCAGCCAGAAGTCCTGCAGCGTCCTGTCCGAGCTGGGACCCACTATCCAGTGGCAGCATAGCTACGTGGTCGGCGACATGATCTACTGTGTGTACGACGCGCCCAACGAGGCGATGGTCCGCGAGCATGCGAAGATGGGAGGGTTCCCTGCCAACAAAGTGTCCGAAGTGAAGGTGATCATCAGCCCGAAGACCGCGGACTAG